In a single window of the Nocardiopsis composta genome:
- a CDS encoding peptidoglycan recognition protein family protein has protein sequence MKLERRSVFGWGATAAGHAPCDRGLVIHYDSGNLGLHAKDHSACRTYWKNTRRFHMGPSRGWADLGYAFGVCPHGIVMEGRGAKRAQAAQPGGNTTWTSCTLMTGPAEDITPAAIEGVRQLRAWLRTNHGLGTGVRGHRDFISTSCPGDKAYALVRNGTFSKPPGSGGVEDDLIGLSKGSKGEGVEAVQEMVRLAGHGKALGRGGVDGIYGPGTAEGVRLCRKDVGSAAKAGYGDKITGHALAQLIAAVGKHQGGK, from the coding sequence ATGAAGCTGGAGCGTAGGAGCGTCTTCGGGTGGGGCGCGACGGCCGCCGGCCACGCCCCGTGCGACCGCGGCCTGGTGATCCACTACGACTCCGGCAACCTCGGCCTGCACGCCAAGGACCACTCGGCGTGCCGGACCTACTGGAAGAACACCCGCCGGTTCCACATGGGCCCGTCCCGGGGCTGGGCCGACCTGGGCTACGCGTTCGGAGTCTGTCCCCACGGGATCGTCATGGAGGGCCGCGGCGCCAAGAGGGCGCAGGCCGCGCAGCCCGGCGGGAACACGACCTGGACCAGCTGCACGCTGATGACCGGCCCGGCCGAGGACATCACCCCCGCCGCCATCGAAGGCGTCCGCCAGCTGCGCGCGTGGCTGCGCACCAACCACGGGCTCGGCACAGGTGTGCGCGGGCACCGGGACTTCATCTCGACCAGCTGCCCCGGCGACAAGGCCTACGCGCTGGTCAGGAACGGCACGTTCAGCAAGCCGCCCGGGAGCGGCGGAGTGGAGGACGACTTGATCGGGCTGAGCAAGGGAAGCAAGGGCGAAGGCGTCGAGGCTGTCCAGGAGATGGTGCGCCTGGCCGGCCACGGCAAGGCCCTGGGCAGGGGCGGCGTGGACGGCATCTACGGGCCCGGCACCGCCGAGGGGGTGCGGCTGTGCCGCAAGGACGTCGGGTCCGCGGCCAAGGCGGGCTACGGTGACAAGATCACCGGCCACGCCCTGGCGCAGCTGATCGCGGCTGTCGGCAAGCACCAGGGAGGTAAGTGA